The DNA window CCGAGGGCGGTGGCGAGGTGGTGCATCATGGAAGACGCTCCTTTCGTGAGAAGGAGCACCGGGGGCGGGCGGGTCAGCCGTCAAACTTCTCCGCCCGCCTCCGGGCTACCTCGAGGCAGGGCTGGTTACGGGGTGGTGGCGAGTTGGAAGGTGGCGTACTTGTCGTCGGTGCGGATGGCCTTGCCGGCGATGACGAGCTTGTCGGCGGCGTTGGCGACCGCCCCAGGGCTGGCCTTGCGGGCGTCGGTGCCGGCGTTCGCGGCATCGATGAGCCTGCACAGCTCACCGGTCTTGAATGCCTGGTCGGGGCGCGCTTCGAGGACGTCGAGGACCGCGGCCCGCAGTGACCCCTTCGCCCGGCGAGGATGCCCGCCCGAGGCGTTGCTGGGCTGTGTGTCCGCCTCGGGTGGGGCGGCGGGGTCGGTCGCCGGTGTCTGATCGTCGGTGTCTCCCGCCGGGTCGGTGGCGATCCTCGACGCGCCGGGCGCAGGCTCCTCCTCGTCAGGCGCGGGCGGGCGGTCGACGGTGGGCGGCGGATCAGCCGGTGGAGCCGGCGGCGTGAGCGAGGTGTCGTCCACGTCGGCGTGCTCGACCTCGCCGGCCAGCGGCGTCTCGCGGGGCGCGCTGTCGGCGGAGGCATCCGCTCCAGTGGCATCGGTGGGCCTGTCGGCCGGGGACGGGGTGTCGCTGTCGCGGGTTGGTGGCGGCGCCGCGGAGGCGGCGCCGACGGTGGCGTGTCCGGCGTCGGTGAGCCGCCATACAGCGCGCTTGCTGTCGGTGTGCACCCGTTCGGCCTGCCCGGTCGTCTCCCAGGC is part of the Micromonospora sp. WMMD980 genome and encodes:
- a CDS encoding MarR family transcriptional regulator, which translates into the protein MTDAPEPTAPHAMFKVLAALAELGEDTAAAVADKAGLAYSTATAKLRAWETTGQAERVHTDSKRAVWRLTDAGHATVGAASAAPPPTRDSDTPSPADRPTDATGADASADSAPRETPLAGEVEHADVDDTSLTPPAPPADPPPTVDRPPAPDEEEPAPGASRIATDPAGDTDDQTPATDPAAPPEADTQPSNASGGHPRRAKGSLRAAVLDVLEARPDQAFKTGELCRLIDAANAGTDARKASPGAVANAADKLVIAGKAIRTDDKYATFQLATTP